The window GAGAAATTAGATACAATTCAAATGAATATTTTTAGCAGAGATGGTCCTGTTGCAATGAGTTTAAGATCATGGGCACTAAATACAATCTCCGCAAAATCTTCAGAGTATCTCACATTGCTTAACACAAAAATTCAAAGAATTGCACTATCAGAAAAAGCAAGAGACATATCAATTACATGTTATTCTAAAAGCGAAGCGTTGGATTTGGAATCCCTAAGTGGTGGAGAACAAGTTAGTGTTGCACTTGCCCTCAGATTAGGCATGGCAAGTTTGCTTGGGGCATCAAATCTCAATTTAATGATACTAGATGAACCTACAACTCACCTTGACGCAGAGCGCAAAAAAGCCCTTGTAGGAGTACTGTCTCAATTATCAGATATTGCAAATATTGGAAAACCAATGCAATTTATCATAATTACTCATGATGCAGAAATATTTGAGGATTCAAATGTGGAGAGAATATACAAATTTGAATCTGCAGAACAGGGAAGCAAAGTAGTTGCATTATAACATGATTTCAATAACAATGTATTGAATAATTCAACGTTTGATGAATCATACAAACAAATGAAAAAACAGTAGAGAAAGAATTAGAAAAATTGGTTAAATCGTAATTTAATCAATGGTTATAATCACACATCAATATTATACAATGAGGAAAAATGTCTAAAAAAATCAATACTATGATTTTATCTATCACAGCATTTGCAGCGTTTCTTGTTATGCAACCAGTTGCATTTGGTGCAGAAAGTATTCCACTTGATCTTCCAATTGGCCTTAAGGTAGGTGAAACTGCAAGTATTGATTCTAAATTGAAAATGACATTACTTGACGTTGAAGATTCAAGATGTCCAAGTGATGTTACTTGTGTTTGGCAAGGAACAGTATTTGCTAAAATACAACTTGTAAAAGGAGATCAAGCCATTGGAAGTTACACTATTTATATGGAAACAAAAGAAGGAAACGAGCAAGCAATTGAGGGGTATCACATCAGATTAACCAATGTAGAACCATATCCTATGAGTTCTATGCAAGTACAGCCTACTGAGTATGTTCTTACATTTTTTGTCTCTATGGCTGAAACTAACTATTTTGATTCTCCCCTAAACCAATACAACAGCGGAATTCCTTTCAATGAGATAAAATGCAATTCGGGTCTTCAGATCACCCAAAGATATGATGGAAGACCAGCATGTGTAAAACCCGCGACATATTTTGAGTTGATTAAAAGAGATGGGGTAAGCAATATCATCATAATTCAATCAAGGAGTGAAGATGATCAGAATCAAACAATTCAACCGGTAATTAAAACAGGCACAAATTCTGGCCATTGTATCGGATATTGTTCAAAAGAGTTTATCATAACACCTGAAAAAATAACATACACTGAGAGTGGACGTGATGTTTCAGATAAGACAAAAGACATTCCATTTTCCAAATCAAATTGGAATGAATTGGTAGATTTGATAGATGTTCAAAAATTCAATTCGCTACCAGATAGGATTGGTTGCCCAGGTTGTGCGGATGCTCCAGTAGAATGGATTGAAATCACATTTGGCAATAAAACTAAAAGAATAGAATTTGAGAACGGGGATGATATTCCAGAAATTAACAAACTAATTTCAGTACTTCAAAAAATTCGTAGTCCAATAGTGACATCAATAGAAAGCTTTGAGGATTGTGTTGCTGCTGGAAATCCCATCATGGAATCTTATCCAAGACAGTGCAAGACAAACGATGGAATGAATTTTGTAGAAGTGGTTGAGTCGCATTTAGATCTACAATCTCAATGTAAAAAACATGGAGGGGGATGGTTATCAGAGTTTAATGAATGTGAATACATTTCAGAAGATCAGTGCTTAGAAATGAAAGGAATGTTTAAGGAATGTGAATCTGCATGCAGGCATAATGATAGCGACATATGTACCAAACAATGTGTTCAAGTATGCATAGTCCCTTAGTCTTATGAAAATTAGCTTAAGAAAATTCTTGCCATATATTTTTGCCAATACATAACTGAACAAATTATTTTAAAAATAACACCAATGCAGCCATTGCAGATATGATTCCTACAAATATCAGAGTATTTCTAATTCTATGATAACCCACAATCAATTCGCTCATGTCTAAATATGGTAATTATTGAATTTAAATCACGTTTGATATTTTCTTAAAATTTGTTTAATGGTGTAATTTAAAATAAAAAATTGTTTTAAAGACCATAACGAAAGTCTCCCTTTACAACAGTTATTCCAGTAACTCCCATTCATTATTCCCGCACTTACAAGACACGCATGAATCGTTAAGATATTTTTCATATTCCAAATCACTACAAGGCTCCATCTCTGGAATTGAAAATTTTGTTTTACAGATTCTGCATCTTGCAATCAAATCCATGACTATACCTCAATTTTCTCACAGACACGTTTTGAAAAATAACATCCAGCAAATGCTGCAAGAACTGCAGGAATCAAAGTGATAAAGAACACTTGTACAATTAATTCAAAATAAATACTGTAAATCAAGCTAGGTGAGACCAGTTTTCCCAATAAAACTTCGTTATACGTGTACATGATGTACGGATAGTAAAACATGTAAAATGTAGAGCCCAAGATTCCAGCACCAATGTATTTTGCATGTTTGTAGTTTAATTTTGAAATGACATAATCAGATGCAATCAAAGGAATCAAGTTGGTAGAATAAAATAAGACAGTATCACTCATTGTGAAATTTGGTAGAATGGCAGTAGAACCATAGATTGCCAAAAACAATCCTCCGATTAGAGAAATAATTCCAAATTTGTTTTTAGATAATCTAGAGGAGCTGATCAAAATCAAAGAGATCAAAAATGGATAACATAAGGTGGCAACAATCATTGCAGTAACGGGTTCTGGATTAAAATTAAAAAAATCAGTATTGGAAAAAGGTAGAGACAAAGATGAAATCAGTCCAGAACTTGCAAGCCATATAGGCAACAATCCAATTACAATTAGAAATTTTGAAGATTTCGACTGAGATAAAATATGATACCTTACAAGGCCAACCATTCCACCAATACTAGTTAAGATCATTCCAATAATCAAAGACATATGTGGTGGACTGAGTAATCCATCTAATCCAAAGTTAGAATGCCAGAGAAAATCAATTGGTCCTGCGCTAATCAATACAACAATACCAATTACTCCCAACTTTAGTGAAATTTTCAAAGATTTTTTGTCTTCAATTTTGTGCCAGATTAAAAACGACACGACAGTTCCAATTAAAGCTAGTGCAACTCCGGAATACATTACTCCGTGAGGTACAGATGCAAATGATTCAGGTTTGTTTAACACATGATTTGTAATATCCCAGCTTCCTCCAACAGTTACAAGCAAAATACCTAAACTCATCAACAAATTCCCTAGCAAAAATATACGTTGAGGTTTCTGTATGAGATTAGATTCTAGTTTCATGTATATCGTTCATCTCAATTAGATATTAGGGATTCACCATTACAGAGTATACTGAAACGTATTCGCCTTGTGGGTCTAGCATTCCTTGATGTGGAAAATGAGATAATTCACTGGTATGGGGAATTTCGATTGATTTAACATAAATTTCATAGAGGCCAACATTTTTTGGAGTTACCACTAATTGAAAATCATAAGAACCGTTTGGAGGAGACGGTCTGTTCATAATCTCAATTAACGCATACTGTGATTTGACTTTTTGATCACCTGCAGAATAATTACTGCCAACCAAAGTATTTTTTTCAATAAAATGATATTGGTGATTAAAATCAGAATTTATCACCTTAACTTCATCAGTTATTTTTTCTAGAGATGGGAATCCAATTGATAAAATATGAATATCTCCGTAATCACCAATATTTTTAGAAAATATATTCACATCAAAAGATTCTCCAAGTGAGATAGATGGTTTTGAAATTTTTACCTCAAAATACGATTGTGGGTTAGGTATCTCTTTTGAGAGATAAAGAGGAGGAAACACAACCAAAGACAAGACAAGATAAATTCCAACTAATACAGAGACGACAACTATTGGAAAAAATTTCTTCATTTATTTGAATTATTTTGGCTTGTTAAAAAATTCTGGCAAATCAAACGTTGACAAATTCCAAAGACACTCGATCTAGCATGAATTTCAAAAATGCAGATAGAGGTTTTTTTATCCAGTGTTTTGCATTCCATTCCTTTACCAATTCATTATAATACTTCCATTCAGATACATCTTTTTTGAGATGAATAGTCATCATAGCCTCAAAATTACTAGTATCCCAGTCTACAGGACACATCTTTTCATCCATCTGAGTTAACTTTCCATCTTTCATTTGAAATGGATATGATTTGCATATTCCTGGTTTAAAGTCATTAACTGTACATCGAAAAACATCTCCCTTCTCTTCAAGAAATGTACATCCTCCATTTTTTTGCTTTAATGCAAGATCCAACAATCCTTCTTTTACCTTTATTCCAAGAGAATAGTCTTTTGCACCATAAATCTCTAAAAAATTCTCAGGTGATAATCCTAATCCAACTGACAGTCGGTAAATATCATGAGCATTAACAAATATCACATATTCTTTGCAGCAGTTTGTATGACATGAAACACAAGGAAATTCAGAGTCTGAAATTATTTTTAATGTCATGAATCATTAAATAAATTTCATGTATTAAGTGTGTTAAAGATAGATTATAAATTTGAAATCTAATTTACAACAACTTTGCCAGCCATCCAAGGATGCAGCATACAAAAGTAATCATATTCGCCAGGGTTGTCAAACATGTGCTCCCAAGTATTCTTTGGAATCATCATTCCTGAATCAAAATTACCATCAGATGTTGCATCTTTTCCACTAGTTACAGTGTGTGCTGCAGAGTCAGTGTTTGTCCATTTTATTGATTCTCCAGAGTTAATTTCAGCTTGATAAGGAAGATAGCATTCATTGGTACTGTCACATCCTGGTGTTGATGAACCAGTTGCTATTGTAACTTCTAATGGACCAGTTCGTTTTTCTGTTGGTTCTGGTACTGGTTCAACTGGAGTTAGTGTTGGTTCAGGTGCTGGCTCATTAGT is drawn from Candidatus Nitrosarchaeum limnium SFB1 and contains these coding sequences:
- a CDS encoding hypothetical protein (hypothetical protein Nmar_0380), which translates into the protein MSLGILLVTVGGSWDITNHVLNKPESFASVPHGVMYSGVALALIGTVVSFLIWHKIEDKKSLKISLKLGVIGIVVLISAGPIDFLWHSNFGLDGLLSPPHMSLIIGMILTSIGGMVGLVRYHILSQSKSSKFLIVIGLLPIWLASSGLISSLSLPFSNTDFFNFNPEPVTAMIVATLCYPFLISLILISSSRLSKNKFGIISLIGGLFLAIYGSTAILPNFTMSDTVLFYSTNLIPLIASDYVISKLNYKHAKYIGAGILGSTFYMFYYPYIMYTYNEVLLGKLVSPSLIYSIYFELIVQVFFITLIPAVLAAFAGCYFSKRVCEKIEV